The DNA sequence CAACAAGGTTCgtcaaaaaatcaaataaacaggTTTTGTGTAATCCTACTGGCAAACAAACAACACcgatgaaataataatttccttAGACTGTCACAATATACGCCAAAGGCTGTGCTATAACTGAAACCATCAAAACTCTTAAATTATATTTACGAGGGCTAGAGGAGGTGTGTTATATCATAAACCCTGCAGGCATTTCAGACAGAGACATACAGTTTCAGTGTTTATCTGTGCTCCATTAACATCATCAATCCTCTTACTCAAGGACCAGAATCTCTCAGTTTCTGTTGAGGATAGTGTCTCATTGTTATTCTGTGAGGGATAAGTCACGCTGTGTGCTGGCTttgcctgctgctgctgcctccaTCGCTCCTGGGCCAGTCACCATGTCTAGCATGGGGAGAGTCATCTGACTAAAGAACAAACAGCCAAGCCCTGCAGAAAGACAAGACGGCTGACCTGCGGTTGCAATGTAGAATTAGAGGCACGTCATACTGCCAACACTTCATGCCATATGAAATTAGGATGTGATCCAATATTTGTAATTGCCGATTTAAACCAGCTGTTCAAATTGCCAAAATGAATGCACAGCATCTGTTTTACCGTGTTGATTGATGACAAAACATTTACCATGAGGCATTAGCAATAAAAGGGGAAATGTGTTGGGATTTCAGTGCATAATTAAGAGTCTTTATCCCACTGAATCTCTTTTACCCACATGTTGTAGGTGCCAGGAAAACCGGGCTTTACTGCTAATGAAGAGGACAGACCTTTCAGCTGGCAGGTTCTGAGAAGGGGCTGGAACGGGGAGTTGGCTCTCCCTGGACGGGATAAGTTCAATGATCATCCCGCTGGGACCAACTCAAACCCCAACAGGGAATCTCCTTTGATTAATTCGAGCGGCAGAGAGCCCAGCAAGCATTTGCCtctgcaccgcaccacttcTGCTGACCCCTGCCGTCGTCACGCTCGGCTACCGGGGACGAACAGGGAGGATGCACTCAAGCCGCACGCTCCTTTGCAAAGAACAAACAGTCTTCAGCCTGTGAAGGCAACATACCCTGCATGTGGGAAAAACAGCGGTACACACTCGTCACACGTAGAGACGCATTCGGCGGAGACAACGCTGATCCCTCAGAACAAAGCCGGTATCTCCTCTATCACCATCTCCTCCAGAAAGGTGACCAGGTCAGCCAGTCTACCTGCATCCCACACCTGCGGCCTGCATTCCAACTCCAGCAAGTCTCCCTTAAATCATCAGCCCATGGACCCAAACTCCAGACAGCTAACGGTGCAAAGGAAGGCCACTATAGTCAAGGTGACAGAAAAGAGGGTGATATCCAGCACTAGTTCGAGCACAAGAAGGGAGAGGACGCCGCCGGTTAGCTACGGTTTGGACACAGTCGTCCGCAGACGAAAAGCCACCATCATCAAAGTGACAGACCATAAGGAAAGCTACAGCCCAGTCAAGCTAGGCTCCAGGTATCCAGAGCACCGACACAGCTTCACAGAGGGAGCGTGGAAGGTCAACAGCACCTGGAGTCCAGGAAACCGCTCAGTAAACAATGCATCCCCTTCACATCATCTTTTGAATTCCACCGTACCAAATGCATTTTCTTTAAATGCAGAAAAACGCGGTCCTCTGCACAGATCCACACTGAACCTTTTTCTGAACAATCAACCCGTCAAAGCGGCGCCCGGCTCTTCTGAGGTTTCTCCGGCTGCGGTCGGACAGAGGCCGGCCAGGCCGCGCAGACCCCTGAGCTGCTACGGTGATCTGACCGGTCACTCTGAGCCGTGCAGGGAGAACGATGCACAAACAGCTGCCGGGAAGCGGGCCTCCGGGCCTCCATGGGAGACCTATATCAACCCTGCGAACTCCGACAGCAGTCTCATCAGCTCCCGAAAATCGGTGAAAGAAGCAGGTCAGCGAGGGGGAGAGAGCCTGAAACCAAACAGGGATGAAAAAGAGATATTGTCAGCATCAGTAAATGGACTGCGGAGAGCTTCCCCCAGTGTAACGCTCATCAAGGCCCCAGGTAGGTCTCTCTCCGTCCCAATTCTGACAGTCCTCTTGCTATGATCTGCTTGTGAAGGATTGCATTGTCCAGATTTACACTCCCTTTGTGCCATTTGTGGGCTGTAACTTGAAGTTATTACACATTATCCCAGCTTGGACACCGTCCTTCAGTCATGGTGTCTCATTGACAGGGATTCATAGGCTGTCATTAGATACTCACGCCAGATAAGTGTGCCAATATCCAATAACATTatgtgcaaaggccctattcgTCACCCgcatgcatttttattttctcgCACGTCTCTTtgcatatattatttattttagcttCCCTCTTTAACAGTATcacaaggaaaaaagagaaaacacaacGTGTTTAACCTGATACATAATAGTGGGTTTGGGAGTCAGAACGTGCAAtggataattagggcccgagcactgacagtgcgaaggccctattgtatctgtaggaattttttttttttttttttttatcctcgtttttcttctgccgaaatgagggcctttttgcccccctaaacgtgccccaaaagtcaccaaattttgcacgcaagccaggcctggtgaaaaatttgatatttcatggtttgcattaatcgcccgaaccgtaacgtgcacccaggtgtgttatactgtacatcaaaatgtgcgtctcgatcctgcgacgacgcacattacttttctcagtcaaaagcgttaccgtggcaacgatagacgccaaaaagtgcgccccccccccccccccccccttcatctgactggtccatatttgatagttcctactttctgccataacttttgaatggtttgacatagagagtcgtgggtggtgtcatcggactcggttttgagtctttgaacaaaattggtgcaaattagccccgccccttcttctgattggtcgatatttgatagtccctattttctgccataacttttcaatggtttgatatagagagtcgtggctggtgtcatccactaaatgtccaggcctgaagaatctacatgcaagtcatacaagcgcttccactgcagcctgaacgtgcacaagggtgcgagggcccgttcatcgctgcttgcagctttaattgagtTTGTGCTtctttgaagtacaatctctcTTTGCACAGTCACATTCAGGGGACACACTGGCTATCAGGAGGCTGGAATCCAATCTTATACTTTGATATCTATTTAATTTCGGGTTGAGACTAATAGTTAATGATTTTGATGTGATGTAGATTTGCCCTGGCACGTTTGCAGCTCACGTCTCAAGATTCAGTTTAGAGGTTATTACATAGAAAAGTCAGGTCTGAATGATCTCAAAAGTCACATTTTGAGGAAAACAAACTGCAGAGATGTCATGTGATAAGGAATTGGATACTTCTGTATCACATGCCAGACAGCAGCAGCAAGGTGAACAGGTCATAAACTGGGCAGGTATTGTTTGTACTTCTGTTTGATCTGTTTTCATTTGCAGAAACAGGGAAAGGGTGTCACGTAGAGCAACATGAGGACAGGTGAAGGCTTTGGAGCTACTGTACCAGGATCGCCCAGGTTTTTTCTTCGCTGGTCGCTTCGCTCTTGTGGTGCATCTGAAGCAATGCAAACATTGCTGAATGAAGTCATAATtatatgttgcttttttttcttacattttcttctttttcttaaaatttaagggaaaaaaaagtattagtTGCTCTTCTGCAGTaacattttttatcatttatccCATTAACATCACAAGGGACACAGAAAATCAAATTTATTAATTAGTGATGTTTGGAGGTGCAGAGCAGGATGTGCAACTCTGCAGTTTCAAGTCTGCACCAATGAGCAGATGTCCGCTCGAGTGAAAATGAAACTGCACCCATTCTCGGTTCTGAGGTCTACATAtctgcacaaataaataaagaacaATGAAGTATGGTTAAACGCTTCTATTTTTGTCCTGTTTATCTAAAGCACATCGCTTGCAGAGGTCTTGTGCAACTTTGCAAAGCTGAGCCACAGCGCCGGTTCATCTGACGTAGCACTGTAATTGCTTCTAATGATTCAATTGATGGTAATTATTTGAATGAACTAGTACAGGTTTCTTCACTTGTTATGTCTTCTCTCTGTGtgatattattcattattattttattgcatttattgAGAGTGTCGTCGATTAATTATAAGGCTGTTGAGGCCGCGTCATTTAAATTCCACATGTCATACAGTCAACCACAAAATGAGGCAGGGTATTAAAATGTGTTAAGATCCGCCTGTCGTGCAGAGCAGCCCAAATGAAGGCTCAACAAGGGCAGGTGTTCCTGTGTTGCTCACTCTCCAGCTACATCAAAGTCCTCCTGCGTTTCAGATCCCCTTTCCCATCAGTCTCAAGAGGAAGTGCTTGCCCTCAACGCAGCTGCGATCATCGCAAATATCAAACTCCAGAGACGACTTAGTAAGAAGGAAATATCAAGTGGGGATTCTGAGAAGGACTGCACTGCATCACCCGGGGGAAATATTGGTACAAATGCATACTCCTTGTCCTAAAATATGAGGGGAAGATATGTGCAGTATGATAAATGTTTCACCTAGCAAAAACATACAccttgaatacattttttttttgtcttttaatcacAGATACAGTGAATTTTCCTTAGATCTTATATATACTATGAGATATACGTTCTGCATGTCAGGTCCTGGGTTCTGCGGAACTAATGTTAAGGTCAGCAAGATTTAAATaatgcttcattttctctttCTTGGTAGTGATGGATGAGTGGAAATGTGGAAAGACAGATTCTGATCAAAGCGAAGTCCGAGAAGGCAAGGAGCCGCCTCGTGCCGCATTCGTTCCACTAAAGCTAGACAATGAAAGGTCACCTGAAACAGTTTCTCTTCAGGTGAGTTAATAAAACAGCATAACACCAGCTTTCACTCTCCATGAGAACGTCATATATATACAGTAGACACATATGAGTCAACACTGGGTTGACCCGTTTAAGGGAGTCTGTCTCTGCATGTAAACCTcttaaagaatgtatttcaatgtatatttttgttctttaacggaccagccccaacttaggataagaaagtaatgacattttgataagtccccttcatcaagaagtaggtaggaatattatttaactatttaattattatttcagtcATTGATAGAACAGATAGGGTAGGACTATCTGGTATTCTCAATTAGTGCATTGAGTAGAATTTTTGGTTAGTATATTTGGCATGATTatagcactatgaaatatgttttggtatgtatggactttgacttttttttttttttttttttttaatttttgcaaattgagttgtgggggtttgtgttctatgtatctaaggtatacccctctttttgtgtctgaaaatataaaaatacaataaaaaaaaaaaaaaaaaaaaaaaagaatgtatttCATGATAAAAGTTGTAAGAAAAAGTTGAGTCACCATAATGTGAAAAGAGAAACACAATTTCAACACCTTTAAGAGATGTCTTGCGTTTCCTTCATGGGGTGTGTGAAGTAATTATAAGTCCTCAATGTTTTGTGAAAAAAGACCTACATGTCTCCGGCTCTGGCAGCAAGCGCTGCAGAGGTCCCGGCCAGACTTCATCAGTCGCTCCCAGggaagagtggaggagctggagcGAAAGGCACAAGAGCGGAGGCAGCGGTCGAGCAGTCGGGACGGACAGGGGGCCGCCGCACTCAGGCAGAGGGCCGGCCACAGCACCCAGGCCCCCTCTCTGAATGGTAATGTGCCTCACCTCTCTCCGCCACTGTGCTTCTCATTGTTCCTGCGCAGCTGCGGTGGCCACTCGCCACATGATTaatcacacacatgcagattcAGAGTGAAGAGCAATGGGGTTGGTTGTCAGCCAGTGTTCATGAAGATGTTCTTTAATCTAAGCTGCAGTGAGGTGGCAAtgtacttcttgcttttatttatttttgtctttaaagTGTTTTGAATCCAACTAAATTCCTCAATGAAAgacaaaagtctgtttttttaaagtttaatcTTCTTCAAATACTCAAGGGCTTTACAGAAACTCATAGAAAAACTTGAAAGAGTTCAAAACATATTGGAGGAAAATTATTTGTAGTCCATATTCAGTGTAACTTAGAGCACCAGCCGGCATAAGCTGTGGATAAATACGATAAAAGACACATGAAGTGAGGTGTGAGACAAGTGGCTGCATTGTACACATATTTTACACTTTGAGTGCAAGTTCTTTTCAGCtgaaagatgaaagaaaaaaagactatcAGCACTGGATTTGTGTGACCtccaaatgtcaaaatgctctTGATGTGCCAAGcttcataataaataaataaataaataaagtaaaaaaaatacaaaattaggGATAGGTTACATTGATTTTATAGTTTTGGGGGCCCTCTACTGGTGACAGCCAGAACTACACCAGAAGAAAActtaaaagttattttattgtgttcagTATAAATGTATACAAGCCATAGCTTCATAAAATGCCTTAAGATATTACTGGAGATGGTAGACTTTATGCCCTGATGAATGTCTTTACTCGGTCAACATtatgtgtgcgtttgtgtgatGGTATGTGCACATGCTTATGTTTGCAGGTAACTGTTTTAAGCCCAGAGGCAGAACCCTTCTGCAGAGAGAATCACAGCCCATTTACCAAAAGTGAGTTTGACACCAGTCTCTACCTCGACGTATGGACTTCTTCTTTGCCTGCAGACCCATCCTTATCTCTTGCATCACTTTTGCATGCaaaggctgtgtgtgtgtgtgtcagggacATCtctatgcaaaaaaataaatgctgctcctgtttatttatcaaCACCTTTGGTCCAATAAAACTGTTTTGCTCTTTCTGCCTTCCGTGCGTAGTTCTCTGCTTCGTCCACTTACTTATTGACACTCCACACTAATCAGTCTGAGGGGAAAACGCTGAGGCGAAAGACACCGGTCATTTTTATCTGTCACTTGGACAAACTGCGGctggcagcttttttttttaactccaccttctcaaaaagaagaagaaaagccaAATACagaa is a window from the Cololabis saira isolate AMF1-May2022 chromosome 19, fColSai1.1, whole genome shotgun sequence genome containing:
- the c19h10orf90 gene encoding (E2-independent) E3 ubiquitin-conjugating enzyme FATS isoform X2, which encodes MTLRRPAGHLRRSADRRRSGDELYWESLIAEDQLSSGFSHPQRAPRPQSAVEGSQLDKWLEHLRAIQSRPGTQVHNPSDRTTFVPAFDKARAGSAERRSGTPSFSRDSSSCGSSSLCESSLGSQESLQTWFFPSIERRRSWERAHIMQAPRKEKAQFSYLAPVRIGWLPIRRRVMKVEDTCGPNQLLDHSSDQLKMKQAITPTFQKNQAAPYGGEGEESHSSRRALSVKTWQTPDQGSPALKEVPGKPGFTANEEDRPFSWQVLRRGWNGELALPGRDKFNDHPAGTNSNPNRESPLINSSGREPSKHLPLHRTTSADPCRRHARLPGTNREDALKPHAPLQRTNSLQPVKATYPACGKNSGTHSSHVETHSAETTLIPQNKAGISSITISSRKVTRSASLPASHTCGLHSNSSKSPLNHQPMDPNSRQLTVQRKATIVKVTEKRVISSTSSSTRRERTPPVSYGLDTVVRRRKATIIKVTDHKESYSPVKLGSRYPEHRHSFTEGAWKVNSTWSPGNRSVNNASPSHHLLNSTVPNAFSLNAEKRGPLHRSTLNLFLNNQPVKAAPGSSEVSPAAVGQRPARPRRPLSCYGDLTGHSEPCRENDAQTAAGKRASGPPWETYINPANSDSSLISSRKSVKEAGQRGGESLKPNRDEKEILSASVNGLRRASPSVTLIKAPDPLSHQSQEEVLALNAAAIIANIKLQRRLSKKEISSGDSEKDCTASPGGNIVMDEWKCGKTDSDQSEVREGKEPPRAAFVPLKLDNERSPETVSLQTYMSPALAASAAEVPARLHQSLPGKSGGAGAKGTRAEAAVEQSGRTGGRRTQAEGRPQHPGPLSEW
- the c19h10orf90 gene encoding (E2-independent) E3 ubiquitin-conjugating enzyme FATS isoform X1, whose translation is MTLRRPAGHLRRSADRRRSGDELYWESLIAEDQLSSGFSHPQRAPRPQSAVEGSQLDKWLEHLRAIQSRPGTQVHNPSDRTTFVPAFDKARAGSAERRSGTPSFSRDSSSCGSSSLCESSLGSQESLQTWFFPSIERRRSWERAHIMQAPRKEKAQFSYLAPVRIGWLPIRRRVMKVEDTCGPNQLLDHSSDQLKMKQAITPTFQKNQAAPYGGEGEESHSSRRALSVKTWQTPDQGSPALKEVPGKPGFTANEEDRPFSWQVLRRGWNGELALPGRDKFNDHPAGTNSNPNRESPLINSSGREPSKHLPLHRTTSADPCRRHARLPGTNREDALKPHAPLQRTNSLQPVKATYPACGKNSGTHSSHVETHSAETTLIPQNKAGISSITISSRKVTRSASLPASHTCGLHSNSSKSPLNHQPMDPNSRQLTVQRKATIVKVTEKRVISSTSSSTRRERTPPVSYGLDTVVRRRKATIIKVTDHKESYSPVKLGSRYPEHRHSFTEGAWKVNSTWSPGNRSVNNASPSHHLLNSTVPNAFSLNAEKRGPLHRSTLNLFLNNQPVKAAPGSSEVSPAAVGQRPARPRRPLSCYGDLTGHSEPCRENDAQTAAGKRASGPPWETYINPANSDSSLISSRKSVKEAGQRGGESLKPNRDEKEILSASVNGLRRASPSVTLIKAPDPLSHQSQEEVLALNAAAIIANIKLQRRLSKKEISSGDSEKDCTASPGGNIVMDEWKCGKTDSDQSEVREGKEPPRAAFVPLKLDNERSPETVSLQQALQRSRPDFISRSQGRVEELERKAQERRQRSSSRDGQGAAALRQRAGHSTQAPSLNGNCFKPRGRTLLQRESQPIYQNRQSDVKKKKDEKRQEVCLSNRERVELFKKKLMAQILQKSNK